TGTATTTGACGCGGGTTGCACTGAGCCCGGAAGGCGATGCGTGGTTTCCGGAGTTTGATTTGAACCAGTGGAAGCTGGTGTCAAACCTGGAGAATCCAGCTGAAGGTGATAAGCCGGCGTACAACTTCGAAGTCTGGGAAAAAGCTTAAAGGCATCGCAGGCAAGCCAGCTCCCACAGTTGAATCGGTTTCCTCAGGAGAACTCGGTCAACTGTGGGAGCTGGCTTGCCTGCGATAGCGGTCTATCAGGCCTGCGCTAATTCAGCATGCTCATCGGCATCCAGCAGCGCTTTATCCGTCTGCCCCATGACCTGGCTGGTAATCGCCCCGGCCGTCATCGAGCCATTCACGTTCAGAGCTGTGCGGCCCATGTCGATCAGCGGCTCTACGGAAATCAGCAGCGCTACCAGTGACACCGGCAAGCCCATCGCCGGCAGCACGATCAGCGCGGCGAAGGTGGCACCGCCGCCCACGCCTGCCACACCGGCCGAACTCAAGGTCACAATCGCCACCAGCGTCGCGATCCACAGTGGGTCCAGCGGGTTGATGCCCACGGTCGGTGCAACCATCACCGCCAGCATGGCGGGATAGAGACCGGCGCAACCGTTCTGGCCGATGGTCGCGCCAAACGAGGCGGCAAACCCGGCAATGGACTGCGGGATACCCAGGCGACGGGTCTGCGCTTCAATGCTCAGCGGAATGGCGGCTGCGCTGGAGCGGCTGGTGAAGGCAAAGGTCAGCACCGGCCACACCTTGCGGAAGAACCGCAGCGGGTTGATCCCGGCCAGCGACAGCAGCAGGCCGTGCACCACAAACATCAGGCCCAGCGCCAGGTACGAGACCACCACAAAACTGCCGAGCTTGAAGATGTCTTGCAGGTTGGAGCCGGCGACCACTTTGGTCATCAGTGCCAAAACACCGTATGGCGTCAGCTTCATCACCAGGCGCACCAGACGCATTACCCAGGCTTGCAGGGTGTCGATGGCGTTGAGCACTTTCTGGCCCTTTTCCACCTCATCCTTGAGCAGTTGCAGCGCGGCAACCCCCAGGAATGCGGCGAAAATCACCACGCTGATGATCGACGTCGGCTTGGCGCGGGCAAGATCTGCAAACGGGTTGGCCGGCACGAACGACAGCAGCAACTGCGGGATATTCAGGTCAGCCACCTTGCCGGCGTAATCACTCTGGATCACTTGCAGGCGTGCCATTTCCTGGGTGCCCGCCACCAGACCTTCGGCGGTGAGGCCGAACAGGTTGGTCAGGCCGATACCGATCAGCGCCGCAATCGCGGTGGTGAACAGCAGCGTGCCGATGGTCAGGAAGCTGATCTTGCCCAGTGACGAGGCGTTATGCAGACGCGCCACAGCACTGAGGATCGAGGCGAACACCAGCGGGATCACGATCATTTGCAACAATTGCACGTAGCCATTGCCGACCAGGTCAAACCAGCTGATCGAGGCCTTTAGCACCGGGTTACCGTCGCCATAAATGGTGTGCAACACCGTGCCGAACACCACGCCCAATACGAGGGCAAACAGCACCTTCTTGGCGAGGCTCCAGTTGGTGCGACGGGTTTGTGCCAGGCCCAGCAACAGGGCCACGAACACCAGTAAGTTGAGAATCAGGGGCAGATTCATTGAAGCTCCGTTGAGAAGGCAGCCAATCGCGTGAGCCTGCGATTGCGAACCGGGAAGCCTAACAGTTTGAAATATATTGATTTAATACCAATATGGAATGGCGACTGTCGTTTTTGGAATAAGCATTTGACGCTCAGGCACATGCCCTTGGCGTTATCACGACGCAAGCGGTCGCGCTCGGGCGATAACTGTCATACAGATTTGTTAGCGTCGATGTCTTTCACTCAGGGAGAAAACGCTTATGAAGCTCGCGCCAACACTACTTGCCGCTGCCTTCTGCCTCGGCCTCGTCAGCCAGGCATTTGCCGCCACCGAGTTGAAACACTGGCCGGCGCCTGCCGCCGAGCAACTGAACAAGATGATTGCCGCGAATGCCAACAAGGGTAACTTCGCGGTGTTCGACATGGACAACACCAGTTACCGCTACGACCTCGAAGAGTCTTTGTTGCCGTACATGGAAAACAAAGGCCTGATCACCCGCGAGAGCATGGACCCATCGCTGAAGCTGATGCCGTTCAAGGACACCGCCGACCACAAGGAAAGCCTGTTCAGCTACTACTACCGCCTCTGCGAAGTCGATGACATGGTCTGCTACCCGTGGGTTGCGCAGATTTTCTCGGGCTTCACCCTCAAGGAACTCAAGGTCCAGGTGGACGAGTTGATGGCTTCCGGCAAGCCGGTGCCGGTCACCTACTTTGAAGGCGATGTGGTGAAGAAATCCGAGGTGCAGCCGCCGAAAGTCTTTACCGGCCAAGCCGAGCTGTACAACAAGCTGATGGAAAACGGCATCGAGGTGTATGTGATGACCGCCGCGTCCGAGGAGCTGGTGCGCATGGTCGCCGCCGATCCGAAGTACGGCTACAACGTCAAACCCGAAAACGTCATTGGCGTGAGCACCTTGCTCAAGGACCGCAAGACCGGCGAGTTGACCACTGCGCGTAAGCAGATCACTGCGGGCAAATATGACGAGAAGGCCAACCTCGGCCTGGAGCTCACCCCGTACCTGTGGACCCCGGCAACCTGGATGGCCGGTAAGCACGCGGCAATCCTGACCTACATCGACGAATGGAAAAAACCGGTGATCGTCGGCGGTGATACACCGACCAGCGATGGCTACATGCTGTTCCACGATGTGGACGTGGCCAAGGGCGGCATTCACCTGTGGATCAACCGCAAGGACAAATACATGACCCAACTCAACGGCATGATGGCCAAGCACGCGGCGGCCCAGGCCAAGGAAGGTCTGCCGGTGACGGCGGACAAGAACTGGGTGATCGTCAAGCCAGACGACATTCAGTAACCCGCGTTGCCCTCTGCAGGAGCCCGGCAAGCCGGCTCCTGCAGAGGGCAAGCAAAATAGATATCAATTGCGAACCAATCTCATCCTCTGCTAGCGTGCGCACTCCCTGAACCCTTCGTTCTTCTCAAGGTAGTGCTGTGTCCTCCTGGAATTCGCAGATTGCGCGCCTGTTCGCGGAGCAGAAGAAAGCCCTCGAAGCTTTCGTCACCCGCCGTACCGGCAGTGCCCAGGTGGCGGCCGACCTGACCCAGGAATCTTTCCTGCGCCTGGCGCGCCTGGATTCCGGCGAGAAGATCGACAACCTCCCGGCCTTTCTCTTCACCATTGCCAGTAACCTGGTACGCGACCACCAGCGTCAGGCCATTCGACGTGAGCGCCTGGATGCCGGTGAGCCGAGCGAAGAGCTGCCCTGCAGCAACCCCGGTGCCGATGAACAGTTGGCTGCCTATCAGCAGGAGCAACTGATGCAGGACGCTATCCTGGCGCTGCCCGAAGCGACTCGGCAGATCTTCCTGCTCTATCATGTCGACGAACTTTCCTACCGCGAGATTGGCGAACGCCTGTCGATCACCCCGCGCAGTGTGGAATACCAACTGCGTCGTGCCTTGATTGAATGCCGCGGGTACATCAAGACGCGGCTTGCCTGCGATGCACAAGGACGTCGGTCATGACCGTCACACCCACTGCCGACGCGTTGTTTGAAGAAGCCTCTGGCTGGTACTTCCGCCTGCAGGCCGAAGACATAACGCCCACTGAGATGGATGCCTTCGCCGCCTGGCTCGGCCAAGGCAACGCCCAGGATGAAGCCTGGCAGGAAGTGCAGGCGATGCTCGGTGGTATGCGTGAGCCGGCGCGGATCATTCGCCGCGCCGAACAGTCCGCCTGGGGTAAACCGGCGCGGCGCTGGGCGTATGCCGCTGCGGTGTTACTGGCGGTGGGCCTGACCGTGCAAAACACGCCCTGGCTCGACCGCTTGCGTGCCGACTACGCCACCGGCACTGGCGAGTCGCGCACCATCGAACTGGCAGATGGCTCCCACCTGCAACTCAATACCGACAGCGCGGTGCAAATCCGCATGAGTGCGGGCGAGCGGCAGATTCGTTTGTTGCGCGGCGAAGGCTTCTTCGACGTGACCAAGGACCCGACGCGGCCCTTCGTGGTGCAGTCCGGCGATGGCTGGGTGAAGGTGGTCGGCACCCAGTTCGGCGTGGCGCGGCGTGATGCGCAAACGCGGGTGCAGGTGGCGCAAGGCAAGGTTGAGGTCAGCGCCGGGAAAGGCGCGCCGGTGTACCTGGAGCCGGGGCGGGCGGTGGAGTATCAGGACGAGCAGCTTGCCGAGGTCCACGGCTTCGACCCGGCCAGCGGCTTTGCCTGGCGCCAACGGCAGCTCGTGTTTCGTCAGCAGCCGCTGTCGGAAGTGGTCACCGAACTTAACCGTTACTGGCCCGGCAAGACCCTGGTGCTCGGCGATGCGTTACGCAACCGCGTGGTGTCCGGTGTGTTTGAAATCGACAAGCCCGACGCGGTGATCAAGGCATTGGAATACACCCTCAACCTGCACGCCGAGCATTACACCCCGTATTTGCTGGTGTTGCGCGAAGGCAAGGCGTCCTGATCGCAATTATTTGAAAATACTTTCAGGGTTTCCCGGCAAGCGTTCGTCCTTGATCACTGAGGCGTAAATAGTAAGCACTCTCAAGTAGTGCGGCGCCGATCACAGACTTTTTGCACCGGGGAGCACCATCCATGGCACACCGATTCGCCGCACGGCCCTTGCTGGCACTGGCCATTTCCTTGGCTGGCGGCACCGCGCCGCTGTACTTGCAGGCCGCCGAGACCACCCAGGCCCAGGCTTACCGCTTTGATATTCCGGGGCAGAGCCTGGATGGCGCGCTGGCGGCGTTTTCGGCGGTGACGCGGGTGCAGGTGCTGGTGAGTGGTGAGTTGACCCAAGGCGTGGTTTCGCCGGGCGTCAAAGGCAACCTGGCCCAGCGCGAAGCCTTGGCACAGTTGTTGGGCGGCACCGGGTTGAGTGCGGCGTTCATCAACGCGGACACCGTCACCCTGGAAAAACCTGTGGCAACGGGCTCGGCCCTGGAGGTCGGCGCCACCACCATCAGCGCCGAACAGTTGGGCGTGACCACCGAAGGCACGGGCTCGTACACCACCGGCGCAGTGACACTGGGCAAGGGCGAGCAGAAACTCAAAGACATCCCGCAATCGGTCAGCGTCATGACGCGCAAGCAGATGGATGACCAGAACACCACCAAACTCTCCGAAGTGGTCAAGCGCACACCCGGCCTCACAGCGACCAAATCCCCCGGCCCTGGCATGTTCATCTTCTCCCGTGGCTTCGAGGTCGGCACCCTGCAATACGACGGTGTGGGGATCCCGCGTAATACCTACACGCTGGGCAGTTACCTCACCGAGAACATGGCCATCTACGACCGCGTCGAGACCCTGCGCGGCCCGGCTGCGTTGCTGCAAGGCGCCAACAGCCCTGGCGGTACGATGAACCTGGTGCGCAAGCGCGGCCAGCAGGCACCGACCGTGACGGTCACCGCCAAGGCGGGCTCCTGGGACCATTACGGTACCCAGGTGGATGCCGGTGGCCCACTCAATGCCGAAGGCACCTTGCGCGGCCGTTTTGTGGCGGACTATGACACCACCAACTCCTTCGTCGACTACGCCGGCGGCTGGAACCAGACAGTCTACGCGGCCGTCGACTACGACTTCACACCCGACACCACCGTCGGCGTGGGCATCAGCAATCAGAAGGGCCACTCGCGCCCCAACTTCATGTCGTTGCCCCGTTATGCCAACGGCAGCGATATCGGCCTGCCACGCTCGACGTTTGTCGGCGCCAGTTGGAACCGTGCGGTCAACAACCAGACCCAAGTGTTCGCCGACCTGGAGCATCGTTTCAACGATGACTGGAAGGTGAAGGCCGCACTGGTGGCCATGGATGAACACAACGACGCGACCTACCAGGCAACGTGGGATGAAATCCCCAATCCGGGCAGCACCGGCAACGTGCGTTATGTGGATTGGGTCACCGACTTCAATACCAAAAGCCGCGGCGCGGATGTGTATTTAAACGGCAAGTTCGAAGGTTTGGGCTTCCAACAGGAAATGGTCCTGGGCGCCAACTATTCTAAGCTCACCACCGACGACCAGTGGGCGCGGGCGGCAACGAACGGCGCGGATATCTTCAACATTGACCACAACCGCCCGCAGCGCGACAAAAACCAGTTGTTCGCCCAGGGCAGCGCGTCGAAGAGCTGGTATGACATCCGTCAGAAAGGCATCTACGGCACGTGGCGTGTGAAAGTCCTGGACCCGCTGACCTTGATTCTTGGGGCTCGCAGCAGTTGGTATGACTATTCCTACGTAGGTCAGGGTGGGTTTGGTGGTGTGTACAACGCCCCCGAGGCTAGCAGCACGCAAACGTCCGGAAAGGTCACGCCCTATGCTGGCCTGGTCTATGCGTTGAACGAGCAGTGGTCGGCCTACGCCAGTTATGCCGATGCATTTGAACCGCAGACCAACCTGACGACCTCCGGGTCCTTACTCAAGCCTATCGAAGGCAAAAACTACGAGCTGGGCATCAAGGGCGAACTGGCCGGCGGTCGCCTCAATACCTCGTTTGCGATCTTCCGTTACGACCAGAAAAACCGTGGCGTGCAGGACCTGCAAGGGCCGATGAATTGCAATGGCTGGTATTGCTCGGTCGCCTCGGGCGAAGTCCGCAGCCAAGGCTTTGAAGCCACGTTGAGCGGCGAAGTGCTGCCCGGCCTGCAGCTGGCCTCCAGTTACACCTACAACACCACCAAGTTCCTTAAGGACAACACCTACGAAGGCAAAATCTTCAGCACCTGGACACCCAAGCACTTGCTCAAGGTCTGGGGTGATTACCAGTTGCCGGGCGATTGGCAGCAGTTCAGCGTTGGTGCGGGCGTGACCGCGCAAAGCAGCACCGAAGCCTACGACCGCACCTTCAGTGTGCCGGGTAATGCCCTGTGGGATTCGCGGGTGGCCTACAAGATCAATCAGGAATTCACCGTGGCGGCGAACCTGAACAATATGTTCGACAAAAAGTATTACATCCCGGCCTACAACGCGAACTGGGGCAGCAACTACTACGGCGACCCACGCAATGTGATGTTCACCATGACCTACACCCCACAGTTCTGAGCCATTACGCAAAGCTTCGTGTGGGAGCGGGCAAGCCCCACATTTTGATCTTCAGTGCCCTGAAGGTTTTGGCCAGACAAAAAAAATGCCCCGCACGTAGCGGGGCATTTTTATGGGCGGGGCTTACAGGCCGTCGAGCATCGCCTTGTTACGTACAGCACCCTTGTCGGCACTGGTGGCCAGCAGGGCATACGCCTTCAACGCGGTGGTGACTTTGCGCGGACGCTTCTCCACGGGCTTCCAGCCTTTCTTGTCCTGCTCGACGCGGCGTGCAGCCAGTTCTTCGTCGCTGATCAACAGGTTGATCGAGCGGTTCGGAATGTCGATCAGCACCTTGTCGCCATCCTGTACCAGACCAATCGCGCCACCGGCAGCAGCTTCCGGCGAGGCGTGGCCGATGGACAGCCCCGAAGTACCACCGGAGAAACGGCCATCGGTCAGCAAGGCGCAGGCTTTGCCCAGGCCTTTGGATTTCAGGTAGGACGTCGGGTAGAGCATCTCCTGCATACCCGGGCCGCCTTTAGGGCCTTCGTAGCGGATGATCACGATGTCGCCTTCTTTCACTTCGTCGGCGAGGATGCCGCGTACCGAGCTGTCCTGGCTTTCGTAGATCTTGGCGCGGCCTTCGAACACGTGGATGGATTCATCCACACCGGCGGTTTTCACCACGCAGCCGTCCAGCGCGATGTTGCCGTACAGCACCGCCAGGCCGCCTTCTTGCGAGTAAGCGTGCTCGACACTGCGGATGCAGCCGTTTTCACGGTCGTCGTCCAGGGTTTCCCAGCGAGTCGACTGGCTGAACGCGGTCTGGGTCGGAATGCCCGCCGGGCCGGCCTTGAAGAAGTGATGCACTGCTTCGTCGTCAGTCTGGGTGATGTCCCATTTGGCGATACCTTCGGCCAGGGATTTGCTGTGCACGGTCGGCAGGTCGGTGTGCAACAGGCCACCACGGGCCAGCGAGCCGAGAATCGAGAAGATCCCGCCGGCGCGGTGCACGTCTTCCATGTGGTACTTCTGGATGTTCGGCGCGACTTTGCACAGTTGCGGCACGTGACGGGACAGGCGGTCGATGTCGCGCAGGTCGAAGTCGATCTCGGCTTCTTGGGCGGCGGCCAGCAAGTGCAGGATGGTGTTGGTGGAACCGCCCATGGCGATGT
The window above is part of the Pseudomonas sp. KBS0710 genome. Proteins encoded here:
- the ilvD gene encoding dihydroxy-acid dehydratase, with amino-acid sequence MPDYRSKTSTHGRNMAGARALWRATGMKDDDFKKPIIAIANSFTQFVPGHVHLKDLGQLVAREIERAGGVAKEFNTIAVDDGIAMGHDGMLYSLPSREIIADSVEYMVNAHCADAIVCISNCDKITPGMLMAALRLNIPVIFVSGGPMEAGKTKLASHGLDLVDAMVIAADSSASDEKVAEYERSACPTCGSCSGMFTANSMNCLVEALGLALPGNGSTLATHSDREQLFLQAGRTIVELCKRYYTENDESVLPRNIANFKAFENAMTLDIAMGGSTNTILHLLAAAQEAEIDFDLRDIDRLSRHVPQLCKVAPNIQKYHMEDVHRAGGIFSILGSLARGGLLHTDLPTVHSKSLAEGIAKWDITQTDDEAVHHFFKAGPAGIPTQTAFSQSTRWETLDDDRENGCIRSVEHAYSQEGGLAVLYGNIALDGCVVKTAGVDESIHVFEGRAKIYESQDSSVRGILADEVKEGDIVIIRYEGPKGGPGMQEMLYPTSYLKSKGLGKACALLTDGRFSGGTSGLSIGHASPEAAAGGAIGLVQDGDKVLIDIPNRSINLLISDEELAARRVEQDKKGWKPVEKRPRKVTTALKAYALLATSADKGAVRNKAMLDGL
- a CDS encoding FecR family protein — its product is MTVTPTADALFEEASGWYFRLQAEDITPTEMDAFAAWLGQGNAQDEAWQEVQAMLGGMREPARIIRRAEQSAWGKPARRWAYAAAVLLAVGLTVQNTPWLDRLRADYATGTGESRTIELADGSHLQLNTDSAVQIRMSAGERQIRLLRGEGFFDVTKDPTRPFVVQSGDGWVKVVGTQFGVARRDAQTRVQVAQGKVEVSAGKGAPVYLEPGRAVEYQDEQLAEVHGFDPASGFAWRQRQLVFRQQPLSEVVTELNRYWPGKTLVLGDALRNRVVSGVFEIDKPDAVIKALEYTLNLHAEHYTPYLLVLREGKAS
- a CDS encoding RNA polymerase sigma factor, whose product is MSSWNSQIARLFAEQKKALEAFVTRRTGSAQVAADLTQESFLRLARLDSGEKIDNLPAFLFTIASNLVRDHQRQAIRRERLDAGEPSEELPCSNPGADEQLAAYQQEQLMQDAILALPEATRQIFLLYHVDELSYREIGERLSITPRSVEYQLRRALIECRGYIKTRLACDAQGRRS
- a CDS encoding L-cystine transporter, with product MNLPLILNLLVFVALLLGLAQTRRTNWSLAKKVLFALVLGVVFGTVLHTIYGDGNPVLKASISWFDLVGNGYVQLLQMIVIPLVFASILSAVARLHNASSLGKISFLTIGTLLFTTAIAALIGIGLTNLFGLTAEGLVAGTQEMARLQVIQSDYAGKVADLNIPQLLLSFVPANPFADLARAKPTSIISVVIFAAFLGVAALQLLKDEVEKGQKVLNAIDTLQAWVMRLVRLVMKLTPYGVLALMTKVVAGSNLQDIFKLGSFVVVSYLALGLMFVVHGLLLSLAGINPLRFFRKVWPVLTFAFTSRSSAAAIPLSIEAQTRRLGIPQSIAGFAASFGATIGQNGCAGLYPAMLAVMVAPTVGINPLDPLWIATLVAIVTLSSAGVAGVGGGATFAALIVLPAMGLPVSLVALLISVEPLIDMGRTALNVNGSMTAGAITSQVMGQTDKALLDADEHAELAQA
- a CDS encoding haloacid dehalogenase-like hydrolase yields the protein MKLAPTLLAAAFCLGLVSQAFAATELKHWPAPAAEQLNKMIAANANKGNFAVFDMDNTSYRYDLEESLLPYMENKGLITRESMDPSLKLMPFKDTADHKESLFSYYYRLCEVDDMVCYPWVAQIFSGFTLKELKVQVDELMASGKPVPVTYFEGDVVKKSEVQPPKVFTGQAELYNKLMENGIEVYVMTAASEELVRMVAADPKYGYNVKPENVIGVSTLLKDRKTGELTTARKQITAGKYDEKANLGLELTPYLWTPATWMAGKHAAILTYIDEWKKPVIVGGDTPTSDGYMLFHDVDVAKGGIHLWINRKDKYMTQLNGMMAKHAAAQAKEGLPVTADKNWVIVKPDDIQ
- a CDS encoding TonB-dependent siderophore receptor codes for the protein MAHRFAARPLLALAISLAGGTAPLYLQAAETTQAQAYRFDIPGQSLDGALAAFSAVTRVQVLVSGELTQGVVSPGVKGNLAQREALAQLLGGTGLSAAFINADTVTLEKPVATGSALEVGATTISAEQLGVTTEGTGSYTTGAVTLGKGEQKLKDIPQSVSVMTRKQMDDQNTTKLSEVVKRTPGLTATKSPGPGMFIFSRGFEVGTLQYDGVGIPRNTYTLGSYLTENMAIYDRVETLRGPAALLQGANSPGGTMNLVRKRGQQAPTVTVTAKAGSWDHYGTQVDAGGPLNAEGTLRGRFVADYDTTNSFVDYAGGWNQTVYAAVDYDFTPDTTVGVGISNQKGHSRPNFMSLPRYANGSDIGLPRSTFVGASWNRAVNNQTQVFADLEHRFNDDWKVKAALVAMDEHNDATYQATWDEIPNPGSTGNVRYVDWVTDFNTKSRGADVYLNGKFEGLGFQQEMVLGANYSKLTTDDQWARAATNGADIFNIDHNRPQRDKNQLFAQGSASKSWYDIRQKGIYGTWRVKVLDPLTLILGARSSWYDYSYVGQGGFGGVYNAPEASSTQTSGKVTPYAGLVYALNEQWSAYASYADAFEPQTNLTTSGSLLKPIEGKNYELGIKGELAGGRLNTSFAIFRYDQKNRGVQDLQGPMNCNGWYCSVASGEVRSQGFEATLSGEVLPGLQLASSYTYNTTKFLKDNTYEGKIFSTWTPKHLLKVWGDYQLPGDWQQFSVGAGVTAQSSTEAYDRTFSVPGNALWDSRVAYKINQEFTVAANLNNMFDKKYYIPAYNANWGSNYYGDPRNVMFTMTYTPQF